A single window of Priestia filamentosa DNA harbors:
- a CDS encoding sodium-dependent transporter yields the protein MEDSNKWSSRLGFILASAGAAIGLGAIWKFPYVAGTSGGGAFFLLFIIFTLFVGLPLLLAEFVIGRSTGKEAVSAYKALAPKGWPWIGKLGVASSVLLLAFYSVVGGWILLYTILSISGDLLGKEYGPLFDTIIANPFVVVGAQAVFLLINIIVVSVGVPKGIERANKYMMPALFIFFIVLVVRSLTLPNAMEGVRFFLKPDFSAITGQSVLFALGQSFFALCVGLSCMVTYSSYLDKSVSLTRSAGSVALLNIFVSLLAGLAIFPAVFSFGIEPTAGPGLLFVALPSVFEQMPFGVVFLTIFLILFLFATLTSSFSMLEIITSALGKGEVEKRKKFSWIGGTIVFVVGIFPALSYGALSHVTLFNKNIFDLFDFLVSNMMLPLGSLAISVFVGYRMKRETLLEEFQAGSSIGKRVFILWLFLLKYLLPVIIIVVFLGGLPIWK from the coding sequence ATGGAAGACAGTAATAAATGGTCGTCGCGGCTAGGTTTTATTCTAGCATCCGCTGGAGCGGCGATTGGATTAGGTGCCATTTGGAAGTTTCCGTACGTAGCGGGAACGAGCGGAGGAGGCGCATTTTTTCTTTTATTTATCATTTTCACACTTTTTGTTGGGCTACCTCTTTTACTTGCTGAATTTGTAATTGGACGTAGTACTGGAAAAGAAGCAGTTAGTGCTTATAAAGCGCTCGCTCCAAAAGGATGGCCGTGGATTGGAAAACTTGGAGTAGCAAGTAGCGTTTTGCTTTTAGCTTTTTATAGCGTTGTAGGCGGTTGGATTCTGCTTTACACGATTTTAAGTATTTCTGGAGATTTACTTGGAAAAGAGTATGGTCCACTTTTTGATACAATTATTGCTAACCCTTTTGTTGTAGTTGGAGCTCAGGCGGTCTTTCTACTCATTAATATTATTGTTGTATCTGTTGGCGTTCCAAAAGGGATTGAGCGTGCAAACAAGTATATGATGCCTGCTTTATTTATTTTCTTCATCGTGCTTGTTGTTCGTTCTCTAACTCTTCCGAATGCAATGGAAGGAGTTCGCTTTTTTCTAAAACCAGATTTTAGTGCGATTACAGGCCAGTCTGTTTTATTTGCGCTTGGACAATCGTTCTTTGCGCTTTGTGTTGGACTTTCTTGTATGGTTACGTACAGTTCATATTTAGATAAAAGCGTCAGCCTTACCCGTTCAGCAGGGAGCGTGGCTCTTTTAAATATTTTTGTGTCGCTTCTCGCAGGGCTCGCTATTTTTCCTGCTGTATTTTCATTTGGAATCGAGCCAACTGCAGGACCAGGTTTATTATTTGTTGCTCTGCCATCTGTGTTTGAACAGATGCCGTTTGGGGTTGTTTTCTTAACCATCTTTTTAATTCTATTTTTATTTGCAACGTTAACCTCTTCTTTTTCAATGCTTGAAATTATCACTTCTGCATTAGGAAAAGGAGAGGTAGAGAAACGCAAGAAATTTTCGTGGATAGGGGGGACTATCGTCTTTGTTGTAGGCATATTCCCAGCTCTTTCCTACGGAGCTCTCAGTCATGTTACGCTATTTAATAAGAATATCTTTGATTTGTTTGACTTTTTAGTAAGCAACATGATGCTGCCGCTTGGAAGTTTAGCTATCTCGGTTTTCGTTGGATATCGCATGAAACGAGAAACTCTCTTAGAAGAATTTCAAGCTGGAAGTTCAATTGGAAAACGAGTGTTCATTTTGTGGTTGTTCTTACTCAAGTATCTTCTGCCTGTCATTATTATTGTGGTTTTTTTAGGCGGATTACCTATTTGGAAATAA
- a CDS encoding DUF3243 domain-containing protein: protein MERAEKAVREKSQEEKEQILQNFAEFKNYLGDKVEKGQKLGLSEEAIAKSAKKVADYLAKNEEPKNREEYLLQQLWKVGEEEDRHHLARMLVRLTDETN, encoded by the coding sequence ATGGAAAGAGCAGAAAAAGCAGTACGTGAAAAAAGCCAAGAAGAGAAAGAGCAAATTCTTCAAAACTTTGCGGAATTCAAGAACTACTTAGGTGATAAAGTAGAAAAGGGTCAAAAGCTTGGATTAAGCGAAGAAGCTATTGCAAAGTCAGCGAAAAAAGTAGCAGACTATCTAGCGAAGAATGAAGAACCTAAAAACCGTGAAGAGTACTTACTACAACAACTATGGAAAGTTGGCGAAGAAGAGGATCGTCATCACTTAGCTCGTATGCTTGTTCGGTTAACAGACGAAACAAATTAA
- a CDS encoding WXG100 family type VII secretion target has protein sequence MSMKILVSPEELDGISRQFKNGADQSRQQCSTLRNALNSLDGRWDGATKQRFFTQFEQSQKHMEAYTQLLDSIGQELADIATRFRQVDGQ, from the coding sequence ATGTCAATGAAAATTCTTGTTTCACCAGAAGAACTAGATGGAATTTCAAGACAGTTTAAAAACGGTGCAGATCAAAGTCGTCAACAATGTTCAACTTTAAGAAACGCACTAAATTCGCTTGATGGACGCTGGGATGGAGCAACAAAACAACGTTTCTTCACACAGTTTGAACAGTCTCAAAAACATATGGAAGCATATACACAGTTACTTGATTCGATTGGTCAAGAGTTAGCTGATATCGCAACACGTTTCCGTCAAGTTGACGGTCAATAA
- the essC gene encoding type VII secretion protein EssC → MRKSPYFKRSPRLKLALPTGKMVVHSPKQEPQEPKFSFESMVIPIFLTAATVGIMFWLSKTVMNNSMYPIFMLAMSVPMIGSYTATIVMHFRKKKAHRNEVETLHREYLEQIEKHQKEIEDIRADQEAFLRQHNPHPDHCLERIHQRKSTLWERTPQTDDFLELRVGIGKRPFQMEIEVPNQQGYDVNPLIAEAQKLQEHYREVVGVPVTIPLKEKRVVGLVGDRAEILNLARVLSLQLVTHHSPEEVKVVSNYSEEEEEEWSWMRWLPHTWSPGRKLRYMAKGQEETTELFETLYSMLNIRRLEKGADNKKEAHVPEFVFFLSDLTLLEDDPLLPLLLNQEEEIGACTFLMSPEKETLPMECELIIEVKNGVAKLYETFAGEDEIQYFTGSEKVAIDQFSLKEAKEMARASAPLRVKESASINVPNVLTFLSMYEKQRVEELNVLDRWNENRYPLTLPVIIGVREGNKPVFLNIHDKIEKGGHGPHGLMAGTTGSGKSEVIQSIILSLALTYHPHELSFMLIDYKGGGMSNTFDGLPHVVAAITNLEDPNLIQRAKTSLRAELERRQKLFNKAGNLQHIDEYFKSDWRFKEPLPHLFIVIDEFAQLKKEQPEFMDELVSIAAIGRTLGVHLLLATQKPTGVVNDKIWSNSRFKVCLRVQDETDSREMIKIPNAADINVPGRGYFQVGNNEVLEYFQSAWSGAPYHPEKEEQERQIEIAKIELNGARSYYEAPKSEKETEQKQINALIHYISNEAKLASVEPLQGPWQPPLPQSLPITDLIESEKWSVERWKEKKEGLMITSGLIDDVRNQTQFPISIDLEAGHFLIYGMPGSGKTYFLQSALLSLFFNYAPSELNAYIIDFSRQFHDFNYFPHVGDVIGEEQEEKMMRLFKFLQKELRLRISLFSEHGVSSPVNYRRLTGEELPAIVVAIDGYATFRKTFEAENEQFEYLLRDGAKYGIYFITSINQANDMYERYRNNFQSAVAFELADRSDFHFAVGRPDFAATDLPPGRGFIKGSTPPYMFQAATPYEGEDELEKMKFLQSWGKRMKEENKGSEAFSIPLVPKLVTLKDLYNRRDRIKPKTLPFGLEKEDLNVLSLDIEEENHIIVSGRVESGKTALLQTLILGMGRQFRSDEIDIYLIELEPKRNGMLTLASLPHVKGYATDLTQANELFDEIERELSTREGASLDFGSFQDEEGPTYKPLIIVVDDGENFMSQVSMDFNIKPKLESITKTARQKNVHFIFAGSVGGFTAYGHDTWFVNLKKKFTGILLGSTMSNDLYFFNMRLTHSETDQELPAGEGFIIRGQHEKIKAALPFLDKEEQKSLLTKLSKTEEFVE, encoded by the coding sequence ATGAGAAAATCACCGTACTTTAAACGTTCACCTCGTTTAAAGCTTGCTTTGCCAACAGGGAAAATGGTTGTTCATAGTCCAAAACAAGAACCGCAGGAGCCGAAATTTTCATTTGAATCAATGGTTATTCCTATATTTCTAACGGCTGCAACGGTTGGGATTATGTTTTGGCTGTCCAAAACGGTTATGAACAACAGTATGTATCCCATTTTTATGCTTGCGATGAGCGTACCCATGATTGGTTCTTACACAGCTACAATTGTGATGCATTTTCGCAAAAAGAAAGCACATAGAAATGAAGTCGAAACATTACATAGAGAATATCTAGAGCAAATTGAAAAACATCAAAAAGAAATTGAAGACATCCGTGCTGATCAAGAAGCGTTTTTACGTCAGCATAATCCACATCCTGATCATTGTTTGGAGCGGATTCACCAGCGTAAAAGTACGCTTTGGGAGAGAACGCCGCAAACAGATGACTTTTTAGAACTTCGCGTAGGAATCGGAAAACGACCGTTTCAAATGGAAATAGAAGTACCAAATCAGCAAGGATATGATGTAAACCCGCTTATTGCGGAAGCTCAAAAATTACAGGAGCATTATCGTGAAGTTGTGGGAGTACCTGTTACAATTCCGTTAAAAGAAAAGCGTGTCGTTGGTCTTGTTGGAGACAGAGCGGAAATTTTAAACTTAGCACGCGTTCTTTCCTTACAGCTTGTGACACATCATTCACCTGAAGAAGTGAAAGTTGTCTCAAACTACAGTGAAGAAGAGGAAGAAGAATGGTCGTGGATGCGCTGGCTGCCACACACGTGGAGCCCAGGGCGAAAGCTACGCTATATGGCAAAAGGGCAAGAAGAGACAACAGAGCTGTTTGAGACGCTTTACAGCATGTTAAATATTCGTAGACTTGAAAAGGGAGCCGACAATAAAAAAGAAGCACATGTGCCTGAGTTTGTGTTCTTTTTAAGCGACTTAACGCTCTTAGAGGATGATCCATTGCTTCCTCTTCTTTTAAATCAAGAAGAAGAAATTGGAGCTTGTACGTTTTTAATGTCTCCTGAAAAAGAGACGCTGCCAATGGAATGTGAACTTATTATTGAAGTGAAAAATGGCGTGGCTAAGCTTTACGAAACGTTTGCTGGTGAAGATGAAATTCAATATTTCACAGGCTCTGAAAAAGTAGCGATTGATCAGTTTTCTTTAAAGGAAGCAAAAGAAATGGCCCGAGCAAGCGCACCGCTTCGTGTAAAAGAGTCGGCGTCAATTAATGTACCGAACGTGCTTACTTTCTTATCAATGTACGAAAAACAGCGTGTGGAAGAATTAAATGTGCTTGATCGTTGGAATGAAAACCGTTATCCACTTACGCTTCCGGTTATTATCGGAGTGAGGGAAGGAAATAAACCCGTTTTCTTGAACATCCACGACAAAATTGAAAAAGGTGGGCATGGCCCCCACGGTTTAATGGCTGGAACAACAGGGTCGGGAAAAAGTGAAGTCATTCAGTCCATCATTTTATCACTTGCCCTAACATACCATCCGCACGAGCTTTCTTTTATGCTTATTGACTATAAAGGCGGAGGAATGTCCAATACGTTTGACGGTCTTCCCCACGTTGTAGCAGCGATTACAAACTTAGAAGATCCAAATCTGATTCAACGGGCTAAAACTTCCCTTCGAGCAGAGCTTGAACGCCGGCAAAAGCTGTTTAATAAAGCAGGGAATCTTCAGCATATTGATGAGTATTTCAAATCAGATTGGCGTTTTAAAGAGCCGCTTCCACATTTGTTCATTGTTATTGATGAATTTGCTCAACTGAAAAAAGAGCAGCCTGAATTTATGGATGAGCTTGTTAGCATTGCCGCAATTGGACGTACACTAGGTGTTCACCTTCTGCTTGCAACCCAAAAACCAACTGGAGTTGTTAATGATAAAATTTGGAGTAACTCGCGCTTTAAAGTGTGTTTGCGTGTACAAGATGAAACAGACAGCCGAGAGATGATTAAAATTCCGAATGCAGCAGATATCAATGTGCCAGGACGAGGCTATTTTCAAGTTGGAAACAATGAAGTGCTTGAATATTTCCAATCTGCATGGAGTGGGGCTCCGTATCATCCAGAGAAGGAAGAACAAGAGCGCCAAATCGAGATTGCTAAAATTGAGCTAAATGGAGCGCGCTCCTATTATGAAGCTCCAAAATCTGAAAAGGAAACAGAGCAAAAGCAAATCAATGCGCTTATTCACTATATAAGCAATGAAGCAAAACTTGCGAGTGTCGAACCATTACAAGGACCGTGGCAGCCGCCACTTCCGCAGTCATTACCAATTACTGACCTCATTGAATCTGAAAAGTGGAGTGTTGAGCGCTGGAAAGAAAAGAAAGAAGGTTTGATGATTACATCAGGACTAATTGATGATGTTCGCAATCAAACACAGTTTCCAATTTCTATTGACTTGGAAGCAGGACATTTTCTTATCTACGGGATGCCTGGTTCAGGAAAAACATACTTCCTTCAGTCTGCGCTTTTATCCTTGTTTTTTAACTATGCGCCAAGCGAGTTAAACGCTTATATTATTGACTTTAGTCGTCAGTTTCATGACTTTAATTACTTCCCGCATGTTGGGGACGTCATTGGAGAAGAACAAGAAGAAAAAATGATGCGCTTGTTTAAATTTCTTCAAAAAGAACTGCGTTTACGTATTTCTCTTTTCTCTGAGCATGGAGTAAGTTCACCTGTGAACTACCGACGTTTAACAGGGGAAGAGCTACCTGCTATCGTTGTAGCGATTGATGGCTACGCGACATTTAGAAAGACATTTGAAGCAGAAAATGAGCAGTTTGAGTACTTGCTTCGAGATGGAGCAAAATATGGCATTTATTTCATCACAAGTATTAACCAAGCAAATGATATGTACGAGCGATATCGCAATAACTTCCAATCAGCAGTAGCTTTTGAGCTCGCAGATCGTTCGGATTTCCATTTTGCAGTTGGAAGACCTGACTTTGCTGCAACAGATTTGCCGCCAGGACGAGGATTTATTAAAGGAAGCACTCCACCATATATGTTCCAAGCAGCAACGCCGTATGAAGGAGAAGACGAGCTTGAGAAAATGAAATTCCTGCAGAGCTGGGGAAAAAGAATGAAGGAAGAAAATAAAGGAAGCGAAGCATTCTCAATTCCGCTCGTCCCAAAACTTGTTACACTAAAGGACCTTTATAACCGAAGAGATCGAATTAAACCGAAAACATTGCCATTTGGACTTGAAAAAGAAGATTTAAATGTTCTATCGCTTGATATTGAAGAGGAGAACCACATTATTGTCTCAGGACGCGTTGAGTCAGGAAAAACAGCTCTCCTTCAAACACTGATTTTAGGAATGGGTAGACAGTTTAGAAGTGATGAGATTGACATATATCTTATCGAACTTGAGCCAAAGCGTAATGGAATGCTTACACTTGCTTCTCTTCCACATGTAAAAGGCTATGCAACAGATCTTACGCAAGCAAATGAGCTTTTCGATGAAATTGAAAGAGAACTTTCAACGCGAGAAGGTGCATCACTTGATTTCGGAAGTTTCCAAGATGAAGAAGGCCCAACATACAAACCGCTCATTATTGTTGTTGATGATGGAGAGAACTTTATGAGCCAAGTTTCCATGGACTTTAACATAAAACCAAAGCTTGAAAGTATTACCAAAACGGCTCGGCAAAAAAATGTCCACTTTATCTTTGCAGGAAGTGTAGGAGGATTCACAGCATACGGCCATGACACATGGTTTGTAAACCTTAAAAAGAAATTTACCGGCATTTTACTCGGCTCAACAATGTCAAATGACCTTTATTTCTTTAATATGAGGTTAACACATAGTGAAACAGACCAAGAGCTTCCAGCAGGAGAAGGTTTTATTATAAGAGGACAGCATGAGAAGATAAAAGCAGCTCTTCCATTTCTCGACAAAGAAGAACAAAAAAGCTTGCTTACGAAGTTATCGAAAACTGAGGAATTTGTTGAATAA
- a CDS encoding vWA domain-containing protein yields the protein MSYEKQATQGTPAYIIYLLDISASMNGMMKSGQGEKKRIDVVASALQSAIRQMVFRSTKGSRLSPRYRVSILAYSDYVFDVLGGPKGIDELAGKPPLKNIKTQRFTNTAKGFQAVEDLLKEELPHLQECPAPLVCHMTDGEFTGEDPEAIVKRIQGLTVKDGNVLVENIFISDDILKEPVLDPKKWDGIQEQTAFLDQYGMKLKKLSSPIPESYRTMMNETGYSIKEGAVMMLPGANEDLVSLGFQMSAATPVR from the coding sequence ATGAGTTATGAAAAACAAGCAACGCAGGGAACGCCTGCTTATATTATTTATTTGCTAGATATTAGTGCCTCAATGAACGGGATGATGAAATCTGGTCAAGGTGAAAAAAAGCGAATTGACGTTGTGGCGTCAGCCCTACAATCTGCTATTCGGCAAATGGTATTTCGTTCTACAAAAGGAAGTCGGTTGAGCCCGCGCTATCGCGTATCTATCTTAGCATATAGCGATTACGTTTTTGATGTTTTGGGGGGCCCGAAAGGAATTGATGAGCTCGCTGGTAAACCACCGCTTAAAAATATCAAAACGCAACGCTTTACAAATACAGCGAAAGGCTTTCAGGCTGTGGAAGATCTCCTAAAGGAAGAACTTCCACATCTTCAAGAATGTCCTGCTCCACTTGTATGTCATATGACAGATGGAGAATTTACAGGAGAAGATCCAGAAGCAATTGTTAAAAGAATACAAGGATTAACTGTAAAAGATGGTAATGTGCTTGTTGAAAATATTTTTATTTCCGATGACATTTTAAAAGAACCTGTTTTAGACCCCAAAAAATGGGATGGTATTCAAGAGCAAACAGCGTTTCTTGATCAATATGGAATGAAGCTAAAAAAGTTATCTTCTCCTATTCCTGAAAGTTACCGAACAATGATGAATGAAACAGGATATAGCATTAAAGAAGGAGCAGTCATGATGCTTCCTGGGGCAAATGAAGATCTTGTGTCCCTTGGCTTTCAAATGTCGGCTGCAACTCCTGTTAGATAG
- a CDS encoding toxic anion resistance protein, producing the protein MNEFKDNSLSSFDDLLNDPFKTNESSTELSKEEKGEVKAIERLSPQYKEKAIKISEQINQNDHQAILQYGVAAQSELSKFSQGVLQHVQAKDTGPVGEVLTDLMGKIKQLNLDELSGKKQGRVGRFFSTISRSAKGIFPKYSSLQVEIEKIADQLEHTKQELYRDLLMLEKLYDKNKEYFDALNIYIAAAEHKLELLETETLPKLEQEALKTDNYLTVQEVNDVKQFMTRLDKRTYDLKLSRQIAIQSAPQIRMIQEVNQTLVEKIQSSILTAIPLWKNQVVIALTLLRQEKAMEAQREVTNTTNDLLLKNSELLKKNTVDIARENERGLVDIETLQKTQENLVETLEEVLQIQADGRTKRKEAERELQHMEDNLKKRLLDLT; encoded by the coding sequence AACGAATCTTCAACTGAGCTCTCTAAAGAAGAAAAAGGAGAGGTAAAAGCAATTGAAAGGCTTTCTCCTCAATATAAAGAAAAAGCAATTAAAATTTCAGAGCAAATTAATCAAAATGATCATCAGGCAATTTTGCAATATGGAGTTGCTGCACAGTCCGAGCTTTCTAAGTTCTCTCAAGGTGTGCTTCAGCATGTTCAGGCAAAAGATACAGGACCAGTAGGAGAAGTGCTGACAGATCTTATGGGGAAAATTAAACAGCTTAATCTTGATGAGCTATCAGGTAAGAAACAAGGAAGAGTGGGCCGCTTTTTCTCTACTATTTCTCGTTCAGCAAAAGGTATTTTCCCAAAGTACAGCAGCTTGCAAGTGGAAATTGAGAAAATTGCTGATCAGCTTGAGCACACAAAGCAAGAGCTCTACCGAGATCTTCTTATGCTTGAAAAGCTCTATGATAAAAACAAAGAGTACTTTGATGCATTAAATATCTATATTGCAGCAGCTGAACATAAACTAGAACTTCTTGAAACAGAAACACTTCCAAAGCTTGAACAAGAAGCGTTAAAAACGGATAATTATTTAACTGTGCAAGAAGTAAACGATGTAAAGCAGTTTATGACTCGTCTTGATAAACGAACGTATGATCTGAAGCTGAGCAGACAAATTGCTATTCAAAGCGCTCCTCAAATTCGAATGATTCAGGAAGTAAATCAAACACTTGTAGAAAAAATACAAAGCTCTATTCTAACGGCAATTCCTCTATGGAAAAATCAAGTTGTGATTGCTCTTACGCTTTTAAGGCAAGAAAAAGCAATGGAAGCGCAGCGTGAAGTAACAAACACAACGAATGATTTATTGTTAAAGAATTCAGAGCTATTGAAGAAAAATACGGTTGATATTGCAAGAGAGAACGAGCGTGGGCTTGTTGATATTGAAACGCTCCAAAAAACGCAGGAAAATTTAGTTGAAACATTAGAAGAAGTGCTTCAAATTCAAGCAGATGGCCGGACAAAACGGAAGGAAGCTGAACGAGAATTACAGCACATGGAAGATAACTTGAAAAAACGTCTTCTTGATTTAACGTAA
- a CDS encoding AI-2E family transporter: MRKSKALQSGVLILLFLTILFMLSKVSFVITPIISMITNILAPLIIAGVLYYLLRPIVFLLTLLKIPRILAILLVFSAFITGVTSVGTYLYPIVSHQLAQFVNFLPNVARDITDNIQDLQTLPWSDELKARLANNDLEKRATEMLGEVATTLGNSTIQIIDFLRNTIIVIITVPFVLFYMLKDGHKLPKTFSRFIPSAKYREVTYDVLKQASSTLSAYVQGQVIVSLFVGVCVYILYLLLGLDYALILALIALFTNLIPFVGPFIGTVPGVIVGFIQEPRLALYVIIGIIIIQQIESNLISPQVMGKKLDVHPVTVILLLLASGSFFGFVGLLLALPTYCVLKVVVMKVYELLFPYYNVHEE; the protein is encoded by the coding sequence ATGAGAAAGTCCAAGGCACTGCAGTCAGGTGTTTTAATTTTACTGTTTTTAACGATACTTTTCATGCTTTCAAAAGTATCCTTTGTAATCACACCAATAATAAGTATGATTACAAATATTTTGGCCCCTCTTATTATCGCGGGCGTTCTGTATTATTTGCTGCGCCCGATCGTTTTTTTACTAACGCTTTTAAAAATTCCGAGAATCCTAGCTATTCTGCTTGTTTTCTCGGCTTTTATTACAGGAGTAACAAGCGTTGGAACATACTTATATCCGATTGTATCTCATCAGCTTGCTCAGTTTGTGAACTTTTTGCCAAACGTTGCTCGGGATATAACGGATAATATTCAAGACCTTCAAACCCTTCCATGGTCTGATGAACTTAAAGCTCGCCTTGCTAATAATGATCTTGAAAAGCGTGCAACTGAGATGCTCGGTGAAGTAGCAACAACACTTGGAAATAGCACAATTCAAATTATTGACTTTTTACGCAATACCATTATCGTCATTATTACAGTGCCATTTGTCCTCTTTTATATGCTGAAAGACGGACACAAGCTTCCAAAGACTTTTTCACGCTTTATTCCATCAGCTAAATATCGTGAAGTAACGTATGATGTATTAAAGCAAGCAAGCAGTACATTAAGCGCATATGTGCAAGGACAAGTTATTGTTAGCTTGTTCGTAGGGGTTTGTGTTTATATCTTATATCTTTTGCTTGGGCTTGATTATGCGCTAATTTTAGCTTTAATTGCGCTGTTTACGAATCTAATTCCGTTTGTAGGCCCTTTTATTGGCACAGTGCCAGGCGTGATTGTCGGTTTTATTCAAGAGCCTCGGCTTGCTCTTTACGTGATTATCGGGATTATCATTATTCAGCAAATTGAAAGTAACTTAATTTCTCCACAAGTTATGGGGAAAAAGCTTGATGTGCACCCTGTAACCGTTATTTTACTTTTGCTTGCATCTGGAAGCTTCTTCGGATTTGTAGGCCTGCTTCTTGCCCTTCCAACATATTGTGTACTAAAAGTTGTTGTTATGAAAGTGTATGAACTGCTGTTTCCATACTATAATGTGCACGAAGAATAA